One region of Carya illinoinensis cultivar Pawnee chromosome 8, C.illinoinensisPawnee_v1, whole genome shotgun sequence genomic DNA includes:
- the LOC122274396 gene encoding uncharacterized protein LOC122274396, with amino-acid sequence MEEEKLAKLWEGLILTEVEEEPITVAAQDIMAATQRGKNCLLAKVITERYFNNEALRSTMTQVWRNEGGMTFTEIGENSFMLECEKEIDKQKILQGRPWNFDRNLIGIQDIDSSLPPSEVSFSHEPFWVQIHNVPFAGMTAEYGKQIGSSVGKVLSVEVDKVGQSWGRCLGKWLQVGERRTWAAFKYERLQNFCFMCGVIMHQGRGCPLQKPQEDQQNQYGHWLRAMPPKVPVGASKTYGGRPTTTTPDLKWQHSGMVDINGPRLARDHGDVSGPLRQEGEEVGCQPAQDSMAEEGGVSHHHYRSKHCALTGEYPFPSIIDIEHNLISEVTCNVAHTTQSSPTFSTVGGKLDGDMTQVPKSIKVKPKFTRPSHPTKWPKNLSRSKQDLGVQSNYSITTRKTTWKRKARETKLAKSLHPDESIEPTRKRASSAVLGDISNTQGTKRSRITLRRSEANQAYRCDDDKHMAEAARQPCQDK; translated from the exons ATGGAGGAGGAGAAACTTGCAAAACTCTGGGAAGGCCTCATCCTGACAGAGGTAGAAGAGGAACCCATTACAGTTGCTGCTCAAGACATCATGGCGGCAACTCAAAGAGGCAAAAACTGCCTGTTGGCAAAAGTTATCACTGAAAGGTACTTTAACAATGAAGCTCTTCGCTCCACCATGACTCAAGTGTGGAGGAACGAGGGAGGAATGACGTTCACTGAAATAGGTGAAAACAGCTTCATGCTAGAGTGTGAAAAGGAGATAGACAAGCAGAAAATACTACAAGGTAGACCCTGGAACTTTGACAGAAACCTTATTGGCATCCAAGACATTGATAGTAGCTTGCCACCAAGTGAGGTGAGTTTCTCCCATGAGCCTTTCTGGGTCCAAATCCACAATGTGCCTTTTGCTGGTATGACTGCCGAGTATGGGAAACAGATTGGCTCATCAGTGGGCAAAGTTCTTAGTGTGGAGGTAGACAAGGTAGGACAAAGCTGGGGTAGATGTCT GGGTAAATGGTTGCAAGTGGGAGAAAGGAGAACGTGGGCAGCTTTCAAGTATGAGCGTCTGCAGAATTTTTGCTTCATGTGTGGAGTTATTATGCACCAAGGCAGAGGATGCCCGTTACAAAAGCCCCAAGAAGACCAACAAAACCAATATGGGCATTGGCTCAGAGCCATGCCCCCCAAAGTTCCAGTGGGAGCCTCAAAGACCTATGGAGGCAGACCAACTACCACCACCCCTGATCTGAAATGGCAACACTCAGGAATGGTGGACATTAACGGGCCTCGGCTAGCAAGGGACCATGGGGATGTCTCGGGGCCTCTAAGACAGGAGGGGGAAGAGGTGGGATGCCAGCCTGCTCAAGACTCCATGGCGGAGGAAGGAGGAGTATCACATCACCACTACAGGAGCAAGCACTGTGCTCTGACAGGTGAGTATCCTTTCCCATCTATAATAGACATCGAGCACAATCTGATCTCTGAAGTAACCTGCAACGTAGCCCATACCACCCAGTCAAGTCCTACTTTCTCTACAGTTGGGGGTAAACTAGATGGGGACATGACTCAGGTCCCCAAAAGCATAAAAGTCAAACCCAAGTTTACCCGCCCAAGCCACCCAACCAAGTGGCCAAAGAATCTGAGTAGAAGTAAACAAGACCTGGGAGTTCAGTCAAATTACTCGATAACAACAAGGAAGACCACCTGGAAAAGAAAAGCTCGTGAAACAAAACTAGCCAAATCTTTACATCCTGATGAATCAATTGAACCAACAAGAAAGAGAGCTAGTAGTGCTGTATTGGGTGACATCTCTAACACCCAAGGGACTAAAAGATCACGAATAACCCTTAGGAGGTCTGAGGCCAACCAGGCCTATCGGTGTGATGATGATAAACACATGGCAGAGGCTGCAAGACAGCCCTGCCAAGACAAATGA